In Sphaerodactylus townsendi isolate TG3544 linkage group LG13, MPM_Stown_v2.3, whole genome shotgun sequence, one DNA window encodes the following:
- the RNFT2 gene encoding RING finger and transmembrane domain-containing protein 2 isoform X1 encodes MPREKWGAPGPVAFGCPAPPWAPLAHLGARWRTGNAHPIPGRAWRGNLGGQRSHARLGSVQGGEGDRNATRFSEETQRAFGAWEELVVDRLLANNASESCSSKPPPPGSGAFRGRQMPTPSLGLLSSRPRSISNLPAPASPSPFPARPGGARGLFLSGEEPSAGRAKERRRSRKSCEAGGRKPARGEGLMQKMAVAAAVSGTPIKRAGVLRKMQRRHSSITDSLPPERNRSQTISSEASVDEGGVFESLKTEPPSQQLFSGLGGIPSGTITATPFQSSLVLGSSVGGGEVFIQMPAPREEGTSRTEGVPYHHRQQPHHYHHNHQRGSSFLHMAGSDRHGHAEEGPEDQPGTPAPALSELKAVISWLQKGLPFIIILLAKVCFQHKLGISLCIGMASTFAYANSTLREQVSLKEKRSVLVVFWILAFLAGNTLYLLYTFSSQQLYNSLIFLKPNLEKLDFFDLMWIVGITDFVLKYLTIALKCLVVALPKIVLAVKSKGKFYLVIEELSQLFRSLVPIQLWYKYIMGDDPSSSYFLGGILLILYSLCKSFDICGRVGSVRKALKVLCTPQNYGVRATSQQCSEAGDICAICQAEFREPLILLCQHVFCEECLCLWFDREKTCPLCRSVAVDTVRCWKDGTTSAHFQVY; translated from the exons ATGCCACGGGAGAAGTGGGGGGCTCCTGGCCCGGTTGCTTTCGGCTGCCCCGCGCCCCCTTGGGCCCCGCTAGCCCATCTGGGAGCCCGATGGAGGACGGGCAATGCCCACCCCATCCCCGGCCGGGCCTGGAGAGGCAATCTGGGTGGGCAACGCTCTCATGCCAGGCTTGGCTCGGTGCAAGGAGGAGAGGGGGACAGGAATGCAACGCGGTTCAGCGAGGAAACGCAGCGGGCTTTTGGTGCATGGGAAGAATTGGTCGTGGATCGACTACTTGCAAATAATGCAAGCGAGTCTTGCAGCAGCAAACCCCCCCCGCCTGGCTCGGGCGCATTCAGAGGGCGGCAGATGCCAACTCCTTCCCTTGGCCTCCTTTCCAGCCGCCCCCGAAGTATCAGCAACCTCCCAGCCCCGGCCAGCCCCAGTCCGTTTCCTGCAAGGCCCGGGGGAGCGCGAGGGCTGTTTCTGTCCGGTGAGGAGCCATCGGCAGGAAGAgcaaaagagaggaggaggagtcggAAATCATGTGAAGCAGGGGGAAGGAAGCCCGCCCGAGGGGAGGGGCTGATGCAAAAAATGGCTGTTGCTGCAGCAGTGTCGGGGACCCCAATAAAAAGGGCAGG AGTGTTAAGGAAGATGCAGAGACGACACAGCAGCATCACTGATAGCCTCCCTCCTGAAAG AAACCGGAGTCAGACCATCAGCTCCGAGGCTAGCGTCGACGAAGGTGGCGTCTTTGAAAGTCTCAAGACCGAACCTCCTTCTCAGCAGCTCTTTTCAGGATTGGGGGGCATCCCGTCAGGCACCATCACAGCCACCCCTTTCCAGTCCAGTTTGGTCCTCGGGTCCTCGGTAGGTGGTGGGGAGGTGTTCATTCAGATGCCTGCCCCGCGAGAAGAGGGGACCAGCCGCACGGAAGGAGTGCCTTACCACCACCGGCAGCAGCCCCACCATTACCACCACAACCACCAGCGGGGATCTTCCTTTCTGCACATGGCTGGAAGTGACCGTCATGGACATGCCGAGGAAGGCCCCGAGGACCAGCCTGGAACTCCAGCCCCTGCGCTTTCCGAGCTGAAGGCAGTGATCTCCTGGCTACAGAAGGGGCTCCCTTTCATCATTATTCTCTTGGCTAAAGTTTGTTTCCAGCATAAGCTGG GTATTTCTTTGTGTATCGGCATGGCCAGCACATTTGCATATGCAAACTCAACTCTGCGTGAACAAGTCTCCTTGAAG gAAAAGAGGTCGGTGCTGGTGGTTTTCTGGATCCTGGCCTTCCTTGCAGGGAACACTCTTTACCTGCTGTATACGTTCAGCTCGCAACAGTTGTACAACAG TCTCATCTTCCTGAAACCCAACCTGGAGAAGCTGGATTTCTTCGACCTGATGTGGATTGTGGGGATCACCGACTTCGTACTCAAATACCTCACGATTGCCTTGAAATGCCTAGTCGTTGCCCTGCCAAAAATTGTCCTTGCCGTCAAATCAAAG GGAAAGTTCTATTTGGTCATTGAAGAACTGAGCCAGCTGTTCCGTTCGCTGGTCCCCATCCAGCTGTGGTACAAATACATCATGGGGgatgatccatccagcagctatTTCCTTGGTGGGATTCTCCTTATCTTGTACAGCCTCTGCAAA TCTTTTGACATCTGTGGTCGGGTGGGAAGCGTAAGGAAAGCCTTGAAGGTCCTTTGCACTCCTCAG AACTATGGAGTCCGTGCAACTAGCCAGCAGTGCAGCGAGGCTGGGGACATATGTGCCATTTGCCAGGCTGAGTTCAGGGAACCGCTTATCCTCTTGTGCCAG CATGTTTTTTGCGAAGAGTGCCTTTGCCTTTGGTTTGACCGGGAGAAGACCTGTCCGCTGTGCCGTTCTGTGGCTGTGGACACTGTGCGCTGCTGGAAAGATGGTACCACTTCGGCTCATTTCCAGGTGTATTAA
- the RNFT2 gene encoding RING finger and transmembrane domain-containing protein 2 isoform X3, producing the protein MLSVLCFRVLRKMQRRHSSITDSLPPERNRSQTISSEASVDEGGVFESLKTEPPSQQLFSGLGGIPSGTITATPFQSSLVLGSSVGGGEVFIQMPAPREEGTSRTEGVPYHHRQQPHHYHHNHQRGSSFLHMAGSDRHGHAEEGPEDQPGTPAPALSELKAVISWLQKGLPFIIILLAKVCFQHKLGISLCIGMASTFAYANSTLREQVSLKEKRSVLVVFWILAFLAGNTLYLLYTFSSQQLYNSLIFLKPNLEKLDFFDLMWIVGITDFVLKYLTIALKCLVVALPKIVLAVKSKGKFYLVIEELSQLFRSLVPIQLWYKYIMGDDPSSSYFLGGILLILYSLCKSFDICGRVGSVRKALKVLCTPQNYGVRATSQQCSEAGDICAICQAEFREPLILLCQHVFCEECLCLWFDREKTCPLCRSVAVDTVRCWKDGTTSAHFQVY; encoded by the exons ATGTTGAGTGTGTTGTGTTTCAGAGTGTTAAGGAAGATGCAGAGACGACACAGCAGCATCACTGATAGCCTCCCTCCTGAAAG AAACCGGAGTCAGACCATCAGCTCCGAGGCTAGCGTCGACGAAGGTGGCGTCTTTGAAAGTCTCAAGACCGAACCTCCTTCTCAGCAGCTCTTTTCAGGATTGGGGGGCATCCCGTCAGGCACCATCACAGCCACCCCTTTCCAGTCCAGTTTGGTCCTCGGGTCCTCGGTAGGTGGTGGGGAGGTGTTCATTCAGATGCCTGCCCCGCGAGAAGAGGGGACCAGCCGCACGGAAGGAGTGCCTTACCACCACCGGCAGCAGCCCCACCATTACCACCACAACCACCAGCGGGGATCTTCCTTTCTGCACATGGCTGGAAGTGACCGTCATGGACATGCCGAGGAAGGCCCCGAGGACCAGCCTGGAACTCCAGCCCCTGCGCTTTCCGAGCTGAAGGCAGTGATCTCCTGGCTACAGAAGGGGCTCCCTTTCATCATTATTCTCTTGGCTAAAGTTTGTTTCCAGCATAAGCTGG GTATTTCTTTGTGTATCGGCATGGCCAGCACATTTGCATATGCAAACTCAACTCTGCGTGAACAAGTCTCCTTGAAG gAAAAGAGGTCGGTGCTGGTGGTTTTCTGGATCCTGGCCTTCCTTGCAGGGAACACTCTTTACCTGCTGTATACGTTCAGCTCGCAACAGTTGTACAACAG TCTCATCTTCCTGAAACCCAACCTGGAGAAGCTGGATTTCTTCGACCTGATGTGGATTGTGGGGATCACCGACTTCGTACTCAAATACCTCACGATTGCCTTGAAATGCCTAGTCGTTGCCCTGCCAAAAATTGTCCTTGCCGTCAAATCAAAG GGAAAGTTCTATTTGGTCATTGAAGAACTGAGCCAGCTGTTCCGTTCGCTGGTCCCCATCCAGCTGTGGTACAAATACATCATGGGGgatgatccatccagcagctatTTCCTTGGTGGGATTCTCCTTATCTTGTACAGCCTCTGCAAA TCTTTTGACATCTGTGGTCGGGTGGGAAGCGTAAGGAAAGCCTTGAAGGTCCTTTGCACTCCTCAG AACTATGGAGTCCGTGCAACTAGCCAGCAGTGCAGCGAGGCTGGGGACATATGTGCCATTTGCCAGGCTGAGTTCAGGGAACCGCTTATCCTCTTGTGCCAG CATGTTTTTTGCGAAGAGTGCCTTTGCCTTTGGTTTGACCGGGAGAAGACCTGTCCGCTGTGCCGTTCTGTGGCTGTGGACACTGTGCGCTGCTGGAAAGATGGTACCACTTCGGCTCATTTCCAGGTGTATTAA
- the RNFT2 gene encoding RING finger and transmembrane domain-containing protein 2 isoform X2, translated as MPREKWGAPGPVAFGCPAPPWAPLAHLGARWRTGNAHPIPGRAWRGNLGGQRSHARLGSVQGGEGDRNATRFSEETQRAFGAWEELVVDRLLANNASESCSSKPPPPGSGAFRGRQMPTPSLGLLSSRPRSISNLPAPASPSPFPARPGGARGLFLSGEEPSAGRAKERRRSRKSCEAGGRKPARGEGLMQKMAVAAAVSGTPIKRAGVLRKMQRRHSSITDSLPPERNRSQTISSEASVDEGGVFESLKTEPPSQQLFSGLGGIPSGTITATPFQSSLVLGSSVGGGEVFIQMPAPREEGTSRTEGVPYHHRQQPHHYHHNHQRGSSFLHMAGSDRHGHAEEGPEDQPGTPAPALSELKAVISWLQKGLPFIIILLAKVCFQHKLGISLCIGMASTFAYANSTLREQVSLKEKRSVLVVFWILAFLAGNTLYLLYTFSSQQLYNSLIFLKPNLEKLDFFDLMWIVGITDFVLKYLTIALKCLVVALPKIVLAVKSKSFDICGRVGSVRKALKVLCTPQNYGVRATSQQCSEAGDICAICQAEFREPLILLCQHVFCEECLCLWFDREKTCPLCRSVAVDTVRCWKDGTTSAHFQVY; from the exons ATGCCACGGGAGAAGTGGGGGGCTCCTGGCCCGGTTGCTTTCGGCTGCCCCGCGCCCCCTTGGGCCCCGCTAGCCCATCTGGGAGCCCGATGGAGGACGGGCAATGCCCACCCCATCCCCGGCCGGGCCTGGAGAGGCAATCTGGGTGGGCAACGCTCTCATGCCAGGCTTGGCTCGGTGCAAGGAGGAGAGGGGGACAGGAATGCAACGCGGTTCAGCGAGGAAACGCAGCGGGCTTTTGGTGCATGGGAAGAATTGGTCGTGGATCGACTACTTGCAAATAATGCAAGCGAGTCTTGCAGCAGCAAACCCCCCCCGCCTGGCTCGGGCGCATTCAGAGGGCGGCAGATGCCAACTCCTTCCCTTGGCCTCCTTTCCAGCCGCCCCCGAAGTATCAGCAACCTCCCAGCCCCGGCCAGCCCCAGTCCGTTTCCTGCAAGGCCCGGGGGAGCGCGAGGGCTGTTTCTGTCCGGTGAGGAGCCATCGGCAGGAAGAgcaaaagagaggaggaggagtcggAAATCATGTGAAGCAGGGGGAAGGAAGCCCGCCCGAGGGGAGGGGCTGATGCAAAAAATGGCTGTTGCTGCAGCAGTGTCGGGGACCCCAATAAAAAGGGCAGG AGTGTTAAGGAAGATGCAGAGACGACACAGCAGCATCACTGATAGCCTCCCTCCTGAAAG AAACCGGAGTCAGACCATCAGCTCCGAGGCTAGCGTCGACGAAGGTGGCGTCTTTGAAAGTCTCAAGACCGAACCTCCTTCTCAGCAGCTCTTTTCAGGATTGGGGGGCATCCCGTCAGGCACCATCACAGCCACCCCTTTCCAGTCCAGTTTGGTCCTCGGGTCCTCGGTAGGTGGTGGGGAGGTGTTCATTCAGATGCCTGCCCCGCGAGAAGAGGGGACCAGCCGCACGGAAGGAGTGCCTTACCACCACCGGCAGCAGCCCCACCATTACCACCACAACCACCAGCGGGGATCTTCCTTTCTGCACATGGCTGGAAGTGACCGTCATGGACATGCCGAGGAAGGCCCCGAGGACCAGCCTGGAACTCCAGCCCCTGCGCTTTCCGAGCTGAAGGCAGTGATCTCCTGGCTACAGAAGGGGCTCCCTTTCATCATTATTCTCTTGGCTAAAGTTTGTTTCCAGCATAAGCTGG GTATTTCTTTGTGTATCGGCATGGCCAGCACATTTGCATATGCAAACTCAACTCTGCGTGAACAAGTCTCCTTGAAG gAAAAGAGGTCGGTGCTGGTGGTTTTCTGGATCCTGGCCTTCCTTGCAGGGAACACTCTTTACCTGCTGTATACGTTCAGCTCGCAACAGTTGTACAACAG TCTCATCTTCCTGAAACCCAACCTGGAGAAGCTGGATTTCTTCGACCTGATGTGGATTGTGGGGATCACCGACTTCGTACTCAAATACCTCACGATTGCCTTGAAATGCCTAGTCGTTGCCCTGCCAAAAATTGTCCTTGCCGTCAAATCAAAG TCTTTTGACATCTGTGGTCGGGTGGGAAGCGTAAGGAAAGCCTTGAAGGTCCTTTGCACTCCTCAG AACTATGGAGTCCGTGCAACTAGCCAGCAGTGCAGCGAGGCTGGGGACATATGTGCCATTTGCCAGGCTGAGTTCAGGGAACCGCTTATCCTCTTGTGCCAG CATGTTTTTTGCGAAGAGTGCCTTTGCCTTTGGTTTGACCGGGAGAAGACCTGTCCGCTGTGCCGTTCTGTGGCTGTGGACACTGTGCGCTGCTGGAAAGATGGTACCACTTCGGCTCATTTCCAGGTGTATTAA